The Chloroflexota bacterium genome has a window encoding:
- a CDS encoding winged helix-turn-helix transcriptional regulator — translation MKNHTRGLELIKVLAHPVRVQILWALGAGEQYVCHLMTSLNRRQAYVSQQLAFLRQNNLIVATRESQHISYRLRDEELGELLSRLFALHWLHLIATPVWSSRRRGGYAPAQSALNSGCMPTYLHNHLAHEAWSYELKSPNAIVLFACVCTDCPRRMWRSRWIHPVLTCNAGPPHCM, via the coding sequence GTGAAAAACCACACACGGGGGCTCGAACTGATCAAAGTTCTCGCCCACCCAGTGCGTGTGCAGATCCTATGGGCGCTCGGCGCAGGTGAGCAGTACGTCTGCCATTTGATGACAAGCCTCAACAGACGCCAGGCGTACGTCTCACAACAATTGGCCTTCCTGCGCCAGAACAATCTCATCGTAGCAACTCGTGAGAGCCAGCACATCAGCTATCGCCTGCGGGACGAAGAGCTCGGAGAATTGCTGTCGAGACTGTTCGCACTGCACTGGTTGCACCTGATTGCTACGCCTGTCTGGTCATCCCGACGCCGTGGTGGTTATGCCCCTGCCCAAAGTGCACTGAACTCAGGATGCATGCCCACTTACCTGCACAACCATTTGGCACACGAGGCATGGTCGTACGAGCTGAAATCGCCGAATGCGATTGTTCTATTTGCTTGCGTATGTACCGACTGTCCACGGAGAATGTGGCGGTCTCGATGGATCCATCCTGTCCTTACCTGCAACGCTGGGCCTCCGCATTGCATGTGA
- a CDS encoding Fe-S cluster protein has translation MLIERYELRLESPPCDPGSERWSAFAQVDTDIAEVLPYLNAKLSGAIYDHKAQVLTWRMGGRAISIRPHEIAVSNLQDRAEAEAMVRRMVDLINETWEQRERIQPSLVKREPLKALDVYKLLPGSNCKACGQPTCFTFALKLVAGQAAISACAPLFEDEYRSQRTRLLQMLEAAGITT, from the coding sequence ATGCTAATTGAACGGTATGAACTCAGATTGGAATCACCGCCATGTGATCCAGGCAGTGAGCGCTGGAGCGCTTTTGCACAGGTTGACACCGACATTGCAGAAGTGCTGCCCTATCTGAACGCCAAGCTGAGCGGCGCCATTTATGATCACAAGGCGCAGGTATTGACCTGGCGTATGGGCGGACGCGCTATCTCCATCCGTCCCCATGAGATCGCTGTGAGCAACCTGCAGGATCGTGCCGAGGCTGAAGCGATGGTCAGACGCATGGTGGATTTGATCAACGAGACCTGGGAACAGCGGGAGCGCATTCAGCCTAGTCTGGTGAAGCGCGAACCACTCAAAGCGCTCGATGTCTATAAACTGCTGCCCGGGTCAAATTGCAAAGCCTGCGGGCAACCGACGTGTTTCACATTTGCTTTGAAACTAGTGGCAGGACAGGCGGCAATATCCGCCTGTGCGCCGCTTTTTGAAGATGAATACCGTTCACAACGCACGCGGCTGCTGCAAATGCTCGAAGCCGCAGGAATCACAACTTAG
- a CDS encoding ferredoxin family protein has protein sequence MGIPRTLIPWYPIIDEERCIGCMSCVKACKHNVFDMDTVRPIVANPYECVVFCQSCKYVCEAGAISHPPKEAVKIVIKELRKQYPPS, from the coding sequence CTGGGTATACCACGCACGTTGATTCCGTGGTATCCAATCATTGATGAAGAGCGTTGCATCGGATGCATGAGTTGTGTCAAAGCTTGTAAGCACAACGTATTTGACATGGACACGGTTCGGCCCATTGTGGCTAATCCCTACGAATGTGTGGTGTTTTGCCAAAGTTGTAAGTACGTGTGCGAGGCGGGCGCTATTTCCCATCCGCCCAAAGAGGCAGTGAAAATAGTTATCAAAGAACTGCGCAAGCAGTATCCGCCGAGTTAA
- a CDS encoding arsenate reductase ArsC encodes MKPKVLFLCTHNSARSQIAEAFLKKYAGDRFEVYSAGLEPTAIHPYAKQVMEEIGISMDGHYAKSVQQWLGQVHFSYLITVCAKAEERCPIFPGMGQRLSWPFDDPAAFEGSEEEKLNKFRQVRDQIEQRIREWLADKHKP; translated from the coding sequence ATGAAGCCGAAGGTTTTGTTTCTCTGTACACACAATTCAGCACGCAGCCAGATAGCTGAAGCTTTCCTGAAAAAATACGCTGGAGACCGTTTTGAGGTGTACAGCGCTGGGCTGGAGCCTACCGCGATCCACCCATACGCCAAACAAGTAATGGAAGAAATCGGTATCTCTATGGACGGACATTATGCCAAAAGCGTGCAGCAATGGTTGGGGCAGGTGCATTTTTCTTACTTGATCACGGTGTGCGCAAAGGCAGAAGAAAGGTGTCCTATTTTCCCAGGTATGGGTCAGCGCTTATCCTGGCCATTTGACGATCCGGCTGCTTTTGAAGGAAGCGAAGAAGAGAAGCTGAACAAATTCCGGCAAGTCCGGGATCAGATCGAACAACGCATCAGAGAATGGTTGGCAGACAAGCATAAGCCATGA